The following coding sequences are from one Prochlorococcus marinus XMU1412 window:
- a CDS encoding NADPH-dependent assimilatory sulfite reductase hemoprotein subunit — protein MIKVEKVKKKKDPAKEETVCLANGLEVSKFENFKKSSKFLKEPLATELVNESDHFTNDAVQLLKFHGSYQQDNRENRRPGKSKDWQMMLRLRNPGGEVPGKLFLALDELSDKLGNGTLRATTRQAFQMHGIRKENLKEVIQTIVNSMGSTLAACGDINRNVMAPAAPFDSPDYNIARALAKKVADLLTPMAGQGTFLELWADGDLEYTIKPDKDIEAIRKLQFKDNVFSGIKDEPLYGSTYLPRKFKCAVTVPGDNSVDLLTNDIGIVAFTSKDGKLEGCNFYVGGGMGRTHNNEETFARIADPLGYVEEPDVYELIQSIVAIQRDYGDRKSRKNSRMKYLLHRKGIKWFKKILSDKYFKKEIKKIRKEPDKALIDYLGWHKQNKTSHFVGLPLLSGRLSGDKKNTITSIVKKYNLDLRLTPNQDILLCNIANKNKGEIQKSLSKIGYDNLENINEIQRHALACPALPLCGLAMTEAERILPDVLKRIENLLLELKIQKTILFRMTGCPNGCTRPYMAELALVGSGQNKYQLWLGGSKNLQRLAKPFLQRMELNDLEKTLQPLFDNWKSNLDLDFGDFINTQDENYILNLLNENQ, from the coding sequence TTGATCAAGGTTGAGAAAGTAAAAAAGAAAAAAGATCCTGCCAAGGAAGAAACTGTTTGTTTGGCAAATGGACTAGAAGTTTCTAAATTTGAAAATTTTAAAAAAAGTAGCAAATTTCTTAAGGAGCCACTAGCTACAGAATTAGTCAATGAGAGCGATCATTTTACCAATGATGCAGTTCAGTTATTAAAATTTCATGGTAGCTATCAACAAGATAACAGAGAAAATAGAAGGCCTGGCAAAAGTAAAGATTGGCAAATGATGCTTAGGTTAAGAAATCCGGGCGGTGAAGTCCCTGGGAAATTATTTTTAGCATTAGATGAATTATCTGACAAACTAGGCAATGGAACACTAAGGGCCACTACAAGACAAGCCTTTCAAATGCATGGAATTAGAAAGGAGAACCTAAAGGAAGTAATTCAAACAATCGTAAATTCAATGGGCTCCACATTAGCTGCATGTGGAGACATAAATAGAAACGTTATGGCACCCGCGGCTCCATTTGATTCGCCAGACTATAATATTGCAAGAGCATTGGCAAAAAAAGTTGCAGATCTCCTCACCCCAATGGCTGGCCAGGGAACTTTTTTAGAGCTTTGGGCTGATGGAGATTTAGAGTACACCATAAAGCCTGACAAAGATATTGAAGCAATTAGGAAGCTCCAATTCAAAGATAATGTTTTTAGTGGGATAAAAGATGAGCCTCTCTATGGTTCAACTTATTTACCGAGAAAATTCAAATGTGCTGTTACAGTTCCTGGGGACAATTCTGTTGATCTTCTTACCAATGACATAGGAATAGTTGCCTTTACCTCTAAAGATGGAAAGTTAGAAGGGTGCAACTTCTATGTTGGAGGTGGTATGGGCCGCACACATAATAATGAAGAGACCTTTGCCAGAATTGCAGATCCACTTGGATATGTTGAAGAACCTGATGTTTATGAATTAATACAAAGCATTGTGGCTATTCAAAGAGATTATGGTGATAGAAAATCAAGAAAAAATTCAAGAATGAAGTATCTTCTTCATAGGAAAGGTATTAAATGGTTCAAAAAGATACTTTCTGATAAGTATTTCAAAAAAGAAATTAAAAAAATTAGAAAAGAACCTGATAAGGCTCTTATTGATTACCTAGGTTGGCATAAACAAAATAAAACCTCCCATTTCGTAGGTTTACCATTATTATCAGGGCGATTATCTGGAGATAAGAAGAATACCATCACAAGTATTGTTAAAAAATATAATTTAGATTTAAGGCTCACACCAAATCAAGATATTTTACTTTGTAATATCGCCAATAAAAACAAAGGTGAAATTCAAAAATCTCTATCAAAAATTGGATACGATAATTTAGAAAACATTAATGAAATACAAAGACACGCTTTAGCTTGTCCTGCTTTACCACTTTGTGGTCTTGCAATGACTGAAGCTGAAAGAATATTACCTGATGTATTAAAAAGGATTGAAAATTTACTATTAGAACTAAAAATACAAAAGACAATATTATTCAGAATGACAGGATGTCCGAATGGATGTACCAGGCCTTATATGGCCGAATTAGCACTTGTTGGAAGTGGGCAAAACAAATACCAATTATGGTTGGGAGGAAGTAAAAATCTACAAAGGCTTGCTAAACCATTTTTACAAAGAATGGAACTTAACGATTTAGAAAAAACTCTTCAACCATTATTTGATAATTGGAAGAGTAATTTAGATTTGGATTTCGGAGATTTTATAAATACTCAAGATGAAAATTATATATTAAATTTACTAAATGAAAATCAATAG
- a CDS encoding adenylate cyclase, with amino-acid sequence MNDLNNYNNYIDIDKINSQIERADIQKRILTRNIYKEYELYLNLIRDLLFISVEKGLNQIYSYPLINDNFLNENEFYSHFEKKISKLIFTNLPFLTVEQLKINEIEKNINKEINFTIFNSSTKIKDDHKEKFQYEDGCQLKEPTQFKITEDFPNTSEYYKAHNYERLVSLDLDNNHHNNYLSKNNIFEDLGVEKKFISSLIELIGEEKVEKSIHQEKENINQMDNLPKNQILNNFDLIDKSLENLLLNLSYDINQELFKANLIKKMISKDSFVYLVGKNFMIKHPYPFVINFELNLNRSSLTGNNFPSIIFFNISTVELEFKNLNLSIQRNKINELKNQFQRLIKKETYWRQKEITLNRIR; translated from the coding sequence TTGAATGATTTGAATAATTACAATAATTACATAGATATAGATAAAATTAATTCTCAAATAGAGAGAGCAGACATACAAAAAAGAATATTAACTAGAAATATCTACAAGGAATATGAACTTTATCTTAATCTAATAAGAGATCTACTTTTCATCTCTGTAGAAAAAGGCCTTAATCAAATATATAGTTATCCATTAATTAATGATAATTTCTTGAATGAAAATGAATTCTATAGTCATTTTGAAAAAAAAATAAGTAAATTAATATTTACGAATTTGCCCTTTTTAACAGTAGAACAATTAAAGATAAATGAAATTGAAAAAAATATAAATAAGGAAATTAATTTTACTATTTTTAATAGTTCCACAAAAATAAAGGATGATCATAAAGAAAAATTTCAATATGAAGATGGTTGTCAATTAAAAGAACCCACTCAGTTCAAGATTACTGAAGACTTTCCAAATACTTCTGAATATTATAAAGCTCATAATTATGAGAGATTAGTATCACTTGATTTAGATAATAACCACCATAATAATTATTTATCTAAAAATAATATTTTTGAAGATTTAGGAGTGGAAAAAAAATTTATTTCCTCCTTAATTGAATTAATAGGAGAAGAAAAGGTGGAAAAATCAATACATCAAGAAAAAGAAAATATCAATCAAATGGATAATTTACCAAAAAATCAGATTCTTAATAATTTTGATTTAATAGACAAGTCATTGGAAAATTTACTATTGAATCTTTCATATGATATTAACCAAGAATTATTCAAGGCAAATCTAATAAAAAAGATGATATCTAAAGATTCTTTTGTTTACTTAGTAGGCAAAAATTTTATGATAAAACATCCATATCCTTTTGTTATTAATTTCGAATTAAACTTAAATCGGTCATCATTAACCGGTAATAATTTTCCAAGCATTATTTTCTTCAATATATCTACTGTTGAGTTAGAGTTTAAAAATTTAAATCTTTCTATTCAAAGGAACAAAATAAATGAGCTAAAAAATCAATTTCAGCGTTTGATTAAAAAAGAGACATATTGGAGGCAAAAAGAAATAACTTTGAATAGGATACGTTGA
- the recG gene encoding ATP-dependent DNA helicase RecG — protein MTISGNNNKLIKDWIRPLQKSLTIETENKFINTLGREKYFNDYLHESLKKLDNLNLSDEYLRIFYEFSKKYNEYNKLDENQRKRLIIDTRKNLYKLGKTLEIESSNNISNNVFLNKADSSLSFDSDISLIKNVGKVYKNKLNELGIFHIKDLINYFPRTYLDYTNRVKIINLKPDNLYTCIAIVKRFYIHKSKKNSNLSIMNIVVSDETSSIKVTKFFLGRRFRSYSFFTSQKSLYTTGTKLAISGKVKLTEYGKTFVDPQIEILKDNNDNFNFSGKILPLYSLGEALSNMSFIKLMKKVLIYAKQYPEILNKKQLDSLSLLSKGESLINIHFPPTQQALIDSKKRLVFDELFLLQIKFLLRKRKTNKNLTSLQLPQKKSLLKEFLNTFPFELTKSQENVLNEIKKDLSNPEPMSRLLQGDVGSGKTIIAIASLLLVIEKNLQGAFMVPTEVLAEQHYKNLLKYLNPLLVSVELLTGNTPQKKRKEIFSNLNNGLVDILVGTHALFEDKVIFNALGMVVIDEQHRFGVTQRNRLLNKGENTNLLSMTATPIPRTLALSIYGDLDVSQITELPPGRVPITTKIISEDDLTKLFKIVEDEINKGKQAYVILPLIEDSEKMNLSSAKKTFKHLSEEVFFNKKVGLLHGKLSPQEKNEVINSFLKNEINLLVSTTVIEVGIDVPNATIMIIYNADRFGLSQLHQLRGRVGRGSTKSFCYLVTPDKNGLENKRLCVLQKSNDGFYIAEKDLELRGPGQILGYRQSGLPDFVLDNLPNNKFLIDKAREEAIKIISDDPDLKENIVLRNILIDNSDNKFIHDFLN, from the coding sequence GTGACTATTAGCGGGAATAATAATAAATTAATTAAAGATTGGATAAGACCTCTTCAAAAATCTCTTACTATTGAAACTGAAAACAAATTTATTAATACTTTAGGAAGAGAAAAATATTTTAATGATTATTTGCATGAATCATTAAAAAAACTAGATAATCTAAATCTCTCAGACGAATATTTAAGGATATTTTATGAATTTTCTAAAAAATATAATGAATATAATAAATTAGATGAAAATCAAAGAAAAAGATTAATTATAGATACAAGAAAAAATCTTTATAAACTAGGTAAAACTCTAGAAATAGAGAGTTCTAATAATATTTCTAATAATGTTTTTCTGAATAAAGCTGATTCAAGTTTGTCTTTTGATTCAGATATTTCATTAATAAAAAATGTAGGAAAAGTTTATAAAAATAAGCTTAATGAATTAGGGATATTTCATATAAAAGATCTAATTAATTATTTCCCACGAACATATTTAGACTATACGAATAGAGTCAAGATAATAAATTTAAAACCAGATAATTTATACACGTGCATTGCAATCGTTAAAAGATTTTATATTCATAAGAGTAAAAAAAATAGTAATTTATCAATAATGAATATTGTAGTTTCTGATGAAACGTCTTCAATAAAGGTTACAAAATTTTTTTTAGGAAGAAGATTTAGATCTTACTCCTTCTTCACATCTCAAAAATCTTTGTATACTACTGGTACCAAATTAGCAATTTCCGGTAAGGTTAAATTGACAGAGTATGGCAAAACTTTTGTAGATCCGCAAATTGAAATTCTTAAGGATAATAATGATAATTTTAATTTCTCAGGCAAAATATTACCCTTGTATTCATTAGGTGAAGCATTATCAAATATGAGTTTTATAAAACTTATGAAAAAGGTACTAATTTATGCAAAGCAATATCCAGAAATTTTAAATAAAAAGCAACTTGATTCATTATCTTTACTATCAAAAGGAGAGTCGTTGATTAATATTCATTTTCCACCAACTCAACAGGCACTTATTGATTCAAAAAAACGTTTGGTTTTTGATGAGTTATTCCTACTTCAAATAAAGTTCCTACTTAGAAAAAGAAAGACGAATAAAAATTTAACTTCCCTTCAATTACCTCAAAAGAAATCTTTATTAAAAGAATTTTTAAATACCTTTCCTTTTGAATTAACAAAATCTCAAGAAAATGTTTTAAATGAAATTAAGAAAGATTTATCTAATCCCGAACCAATGTCTAGATTGCTTCAGGGAGATGTGGGAAGTGGTAAAACCATAATTGCAATAGCGTCTCTTTTACTTGTCATTGAAAAAAACCTGCAAGGTGCATTTATGGTCCCAACTGAGGTATTGGCAGAACAGCATTATAAAAATTTATTGAAATATTTGAACCCCCTTTTAGTTTCTGTTGAACTACTTACTGGGAATACTCCTCAAAAAAAGAGAAAAGAAATTTTCTCTAATTTGAACAATGGATTAGTTGATATCCTCGTAGGTACTCATGCATTATTTGAGGATAAAGTCATCTTTAATGCATTAGGCATGGTCGTAATTGATGAACAACATAGATTTGGGGTTACTCAAAGAAATCGATTACTAAATAAAGGAGAAAATACTAACTTGTTATCAATGACAGCAACACCAATTCCAAGAACTCTTGCGCTTTCTATTTATGGTGATTTAGATGTGAGTCAAATTACAGAACTACCTCCTGGGAGAGTTCCCATAACAACAAAAATAATATCAGAAGACGATTTAACTAAGTTGTTCAAGATTGTTGAAGATGAGATTAATAAGGGAAAGCAAGCTTATGTGATTTTGCCACTTATAGAAGATTCAGAAAAAATGAATTTAAGCTCCGCGAAGAAAACATTTAAACATTTATCAGAAGAGGTCTTTTTTAACAAAAAAGTTGGATTATTACATGGCAAATTAAGTCCACAAGAAAAGAATGAAGTAATTAATTCTTTTTTAAAGAATGAAATTAATTTATTGGTTTCAACCACAGTAATTGAGGTTGGCATTGATGTGCCTAACGCCACAATTATGATTATTTATAATGCTGACAGATTTGGATTGTCCCAGCTACATCAATTAAGGGGGAGAGTTGGTAGAGGATCAACAAAATCTTTTTGTTATCTGGTAACCCCCGATAAAAATGGATTAGAAAATAAACGACTTTGTGTTTTGCAAAAATCTAATGATGGCTTTTATATCGCTGAAAAAGACTTGGAGCTTAGGGGACCAGGCCAGATTTTAGGATATAGACAATCCGGATTGCCTGATTTTGTACTGGACAATTTACCTAACAATAAATTTCTTATTGATAAGGCTCGTGAAGAGGCTATTAAGATTATTAGTGATGATCCTGATTTAAAAGAAAATATTGTTTTAAGGAATATACTTATCGATAATTCTGATAATAAATTCATTCATGATTTCTTAAATTAA
- a CDS encoding glycosyltransferase family 2 protein, which translates to MNVSIVIPTYNRLPILEKCLFALENQKLNTNISNYEVIVVDDGSTDGTTSWINKNKANLPHVILFQQEHGGPALGRNLGVIKSKYEIIIFIDSDLIVLDNFINCHVEKLLTSWRKNDKKCFTYGSVVNTSNFLNPQSEKHKIMDTSFAYFATGNVAISKELILSVGLFDTSFSLYGWEDLELGERLKKIGTKLIKCPNAVGFHWHPPFNCEQIDSLIAQEKERAKMALVFYKKHPNLRVRFMIQLTPLHNLLWQILCLGGLISVDRILPLLRFLVNIRRNRLALEILRIPLNMIYIKQLTKSR; encoded by the coding sequence ATGAATGTAAGTATTGTTATTCCGACTTACAATAGATTACCTATATTAGAGAAATGTCTATTTGCGCTTGAGAATCAAAAATTAAATACAAATATCAGTAATTATGAAGTAATAGTAGTTGATGATGGATCAACTGATGGGACAACCTCATGGATAAATAAAAACAAAGCTAATCTCCCACACGTTATTCTATTTCAACAAGAACACGGAGGGCCTGCACTTGGAAGAAATCTGGGAGTAATTAAATCAAAATATGAAATTATTATATTCATTGATAGTGATCTTATTGTTTTAGACAATTTTATAAATTGCCACGTAGAAAAATTACTTACCTCTTGGAGAAAAAATGATAAAAAATGTTTTACCTATGGCTCGGTAGTCAATACATCTAATTTTCTAAATCCTCAGAGTGAAAAACATAAAATAATGGACACTTCTTTTGCATACTTTGCTACTGGGAATGTAGCGATATCAAAAGAATTGATTTTAAGTGTGGGATTATTTGATACTTCTTTTAGTCTTTACGGTTGGGAGGATTTAGAACTCGGAGAAAGATTAAAAAAAATTGGGACAAAATTAATAAAATGCCCAAATGCAGTAGGTTTTCATTGGCATCCGCCATTTAATTGCGAACAAATAGATTCATTAATAGCTCAAGAAAAAGAGAGAGCAAAAATGGCTTTAGTATTTTATAAGAAACACCCAAATTTAAGGGTTAGATTTATGATTCAATTAACTCCTCTCCATAATTTACTTTGGCAAATTCTTTGCTTGGGAGGACTAATCAGTGTTGATAGAATCCTTCCTTTATTAAGATTCCTAGTAAATATAAGAAGAAATAGACTTGCACTTGAGATACTTAGGATCCCTCTAAATATGATTTACATTAAACAGTTAACCAAATCAAGATAA
- the glyS gene encoding glycine--tRNA ligase subunit beta: MSKYLLEIGTEELPAKFSHSVLEQFKTLIEFELDKKLIKFEHIVVTSTPRRIILLIEGLVDYAEDKIIERKGPKANSAYLNGCPTNAALGFANSLDIDVGELEIKSTEKGDFVFGKKIEKGQSTRISLYSIIPKLIKSLQGPRFMKWGAGNIKFSRPIRWIASIYNDEILDFEFDECDPKIQISNKSKSHRLINEVLEVQNPDDFFELLKRNRVIAIRKERKEKIESLINQASKSLNLKPDLSEGLLNELTDLVEWPDLIIGKFSEEFLDLPVEVLSTVMKNHQRYVPLLLKNKSFSKLDLSSEKNISTTFCVISNGLEESNNNITKGNEKVLRARFSDAKFFVESDKKVASIERNEKLKSVSYLKGLGNIFQRVERIEEVTKKILKFLNDRSLEEKKIIEAAKYCKNDLCSEIVFEFPELQGIMGGKYLKYEGFSEDVCLAVAEHYLPSFYKDALPSTKYGAIVSIADKVETLISIFISGKRPSGSSDPYALRRNLNGVIKIIWDYEIDLPLDKLFKELIDFWKILFPNLNFSREKVFYDLNEFLVQRIVSHLEEISLSKELIKAVCSSDELPQKRVMNIVDLKNRINSIINFNEKDNFVEIQKVITRVSKLANNSDLSREVLSTKDYVNTKLFEKDCEFKVFEFIKELEKLFSKGYCNYLELLNLFEINVNTIEDLFDNEKGVLIMSEDLKIRNNRLNLLSLIRNYSLKIADFTLLNS, from the coding sequence TTGTCTAAATATTTACTTGAGATAGGAACAGAGGAGTTGCCCGCAAAATTTTCTCATTCTGTTCTAGAGCAATTTAAAACTCTAATAGAATTTGAATTGGATAAAAAGTTAATCAAATTCGAACATATAGTTGTTACATCCACACCAAGGAGGATAATTCTACTTATCGAAGGTTTAGTTGATTATGCAGAAGATAAGATAATAGAAAGAAAAGGGCCTAAAGCAAATTCAGCTTATTTAAATGGATGCCCTACTAATGCTGCTTTAGGATTTGCTAATAGCTTAGATATAGATGTAGGCGAACTAGAAATAAAAAGTACAGAAAAGGGTGATTTTGTATTTGGAAAGAAAATTGAGAAAGGACAATCAACAAGAATTTCTTTGTATTCGATTATCCCAAAATTAATAAAGAGTCTTCAAGGCCCTCGATTTATGAAATGGGGTGCTGGGAATATAAAATTTTCAAGACCTATTAGATGGATTGCCTCTATTTATAATGATGAAATTCTTGATTTTGAATTTGATGAATGTGATCCAAAAATTCAAATAAGTAATAAATCAAAAAGTCATAGATTAATAAATGAAGTTTTAGAAGTTCAGAATCCTGATGATTTTTTTGAATTATTGAAACGAAATAGAGTAATAGCTATTCGAAAAGAAAGAAAAGAAAAAATTGAAAGTTTAATAAATCAGGCATCTAAATCTTTAAATCTGAAACCAGACCTTTCAGAAGGATTACTAAATGAACTAACTGATTTAGTTGAATGGCCAGACTTAATTATTGGCAAATTTAGTGAGGAATTTCTTGATCTTCCGGTTGAAGTTCTCTCAACAGTCATGAAAAATCATCAGAGATACGTTCCTCTTTTATTGAAAAATAAAAGTTTTTCTAAACTAGATTTAAGCTCTGAAAAAAATATTAGTACAACTTTTTGCGTTATTTCAAATGGTCTTGAAGAATCAAATAATAATATTACTAAAGGTAATGAGAAAGTATTAAGGGCAAGGTTTTCAGATGCAAAGTTTTTCGTAGAAAGTGACAAAAAAGTTGCTTCAATCGAAAGAAATGAAAAGCTTAAATCTGTTTCATATTTGAAAGGACTTGGAAATATATTCCAGAGGGTAGAAAGAATAGAGGAAGTTACTAAAAAAATTCTTAAATTTTTAAATGATAGGTCTTTAGAAGAAAAAAAAATAATAGAGGCTGCTAAATACTGTAAAAACGACTTATGTAGCGAAATTGTTTTCGAATTCCCTGAGCTGCAAGGAATAATGGGTGGTAAATATCTTAAATATGAGGGATTTAGTGAGGATGTTTGCTTGGCTGTCGCTGAACATTATTTACCTTCTTTTTATAAAGATGCGTTGCCCTCCACAAAATATGGTGCAATAGTTTCCATAGCAGATAAGGTCGAAACTTTAATAAGTATATTTATTTCTGGTAAACGTCCCAGTGGATCATCTGATCCTTATGCTTTAAGAAGAAATTTGAATGGAGTGATTAAAATAATTTGGGATTATGAAATTGATTTACCTTTAGATAAATTATTCAAAGAACTTATTGATTTTTGGAAAATCTTATTTCCGAATTTAAACTTCTCAAGAGAAAAAGTATTTTATGATTTAAATGAATTTTTAGTTCAAAGAATTGTTAGTCATCTAGAAGAAATATCACTAAGTAAAGAATTAATAAAGGCCGTTTGCTCTTCTGATGAATTACCTCAAAAAAGAGTAATGAATATTGTTGATCTTAAAAATAGGATTAATTCCATTATCAATTTTAACGAAAAGGATAATTTTGTTGAAATCCAAAAGGTGATTACTAGGGTAAGCAAATTAGCAAATAATAGTGATCTTTCAAGAGAGGTTCTCTCAACAAAAGATTATGTAAACACAAAACTTTTTGAAAAAGATTGTGAATTCAAAGTTTTTGAATTTATTAAAGAATTAGAAAAACTCTTTTCTAAAGGCTATTGCAATTATTTGGAACTTCTAAATTTGTTTGAGATTAATGTAAACACTATCGAGGATTTATTTGATAATGAAAAGGGAGTCCTAATAATGTCAGAGGATTTAAAAATAAGAAACAATAGACTCAATTTGTTGAGCTTAATTAGAAATTATTCTCTAAAAATAGCCGACTTTACACTTTTGAACTCTTAA
- the tsf gene encoding translation elongation factor Ts has protein sequence MGNITAKLVKDLRDKTGAGMMDCKKALNETEGNLDKALEWLRKKGIASAEKKSGRVAAEGSIGSYIHTGSRVGVLLELNCETDFVARGDIFQSLLKDVSMQVAACPNVEYVSIDEIPEDVVEKEKQIEMGRDDLSGKPEQIKEKIVEGRIAKRLNELVLLSQPYIKDSSLTVEDLVKQAAAKIGENIKVRRFTRYTLGEGIEKNQMDFAEEVASMQTN, from the coding sequence ATGGGAAACATTACAGCAAAACTTGTAAAAGATCTTAGAGACAAAACTGGCGCAGGAATGATGGACTGCAAAAAAGCACTTAACGAAACTGAAGGAAATCTAGATAAAGCTTTGGAATGGTTAAGAAAGAAAGGCATAGCCAGTGCTGAAAAGAAATCGGGAAGAGTAGCGGCCGAAGGGTCAATTGGTAGTTATATACATACCGGATCAAGAGTCGGAGTTTTACTAGAGTTAAATTGTGAAACTGATTTTGTTGCTAGAGGTGATATATTCCAATCTCTGTTGAAGGATGTCTCAATGCAAGTAGCAGCATGCCCAAATGTTGAGTATGTATCAATTGATGAAATACCAGAAGATGTTGTGGAAAAAGAAAAGCAGATTGAAATGGGTAGGGATGATTTATCTGGAAAACCAGAACAAATTAAAGAAAAAATAGTTGAAGGGAGAATAGCAAAAAGACTTAATGAGCTTGTTTTGCTTTCACAACCCTACATTAAAGATAGTTCTCTAACAGTTGAGGATCTTGTTAAACAAGCAGCTGCAAAAATTGGGGAAAATATCAAAGTGAGACGCTTTACAAGATATACGTTGGGTGAAGGTATCGAAAAAAATCAGATGGACTTTGCTGAAGAGGTCGCATCAATGCAAACAAACTAG
- the rpsB gene encoding 30S ribosomal protein S2 — MAVVSLSEMMEAGAHFGHQTRRWNPKMSKYIYCARNGVHIIDLVKTALCMNNAYKWTRNAAKSGKRFLFVGTKKQASDVVAQEATRCGAAYVNQRWLGGMLTNWTTMKARIERLKDLERMESSGSIAMRPKKEAAVLRRELERLQKYLGGLKGMRRLPDVVVLVDQRRESNAVLEARKLDISLVSMLDTNCDPDLCEVPIPCNDDAVRSVQLILGRLADAINEGRKGSNAERKN; from the coding sequence ATGGCTGTTGTATCGCTATCAGAAATGATGGAAGCTGGTGCTCATTTTGGGCATCAAACTAGACGTTGGAATCCAAAGATGTCTAAGTATATATATTGCGCTAGAAATGGAGTTCATATTATTGATCTTGTAAAAACAGCATTGTGTATGAACAATGCATATAAGTGGACAAGAAACGCTGCAAAAAGCGGTAAACGTTTCCTATTTGTCGGTACAAAAAAACAAGCATCAGATGTAGTAGCTCAAGAAGCTACACGGTGTGGAGCTGCATATGTAAATCAAAGATGGCTTGGAGGGATGTTGACTAATTGGACAACAATGAAAGCTAGGATTGAAAGATTAAAGGATCTAGAAAGAATGGAAAGTAGTGGTTCAATAGCAATGAGGCCTAAAAAAGAAGCTGCAGTATTAAGGAGAGAACTTGAAAGATTACAAAAATACTTAGGTGGACTTAAGGGTATGAGAAGATTACCAGATGTGGTTGTATTGGTTGATCAGAGAAGAGAATCTAATGCAGTATTAGAAGCTAGAAAATTAGACATCTCATTAGTATCAATGTTGGATACAAATTGCGATCCGGATTTGTGTGAAGTTCCAATCCCTTGTAACGATGATGCCGTTAGATCTGTGCAACTTATTTTAGGAAGACTTGCAGATGCCATAAACGAGGGTAGAAAGGGCTCAAATGCCGAAAGAAAAAATTAA
- a CDS encoding M15 family metallopeptidase: MKIWNKIPIKDNGDKLIAIPSCLKFLDPHPYSHLGAPYKDKTSIWKLREEVVNRLVKVNDYLISKSGFNLLIYDSWRPLEVQEFMFKRAFSLECEKSDIDISFENINSYPSILKKVEKFWAYPSYDTRCPPPHSTGGALDVCLSDKDGNLVEMGSMVDQMDETSNPYFYANIKNEEAIIWNSRRNLLREIMTKFGFAQHPNEWWHFSYGDQLWAWKNKKTNALYGKI, translated from the coding sequence TTGAAAATTTGGAATAAAATACCAATTAAAGATAATGGAGATAAATTAATAGCTATACCTAGCTGTCTAAAGTTTTTAGATCCCCACCCTTACTCTCATTTAGGAGCACCTTACAAAGATAAAACTTCTATTTGGAAATTAAGAGAGGAGGTAGTAAATAGATTAGTAAAAGTAAATGATTATTTGATATCAAAGAGTGGTTTTAACCTTTTAATTTATGACAGTTGGCGACCTTTAGAAGTCCAGGAATTTATGTTTAAAAGAGCATTTTCATTAGAGTGTGAAAAATCAGATATTGATATTTCTTTTGAAAACATAAATTCTTATCCATCCATTTTAAAAAAAGTGGAAAAATTTTGGGCATATCCTTCTTATGACACTAGGTGTCCCCCCCCTCATTCAACTGGGGGTGCATTGGATGTTTGTTTATCTGATAAAGACGGAAATCTTGTTGAAATGGGAAGCATGGTTGATCAAATGGATGAGACCTCAAATCCATATTTTTATGCAAACATAAAGAATGAAGAAGCAATTATTTGGAATAGTAGAAGAAATTTATTAAGGGAAATTATGACTAAATTCGGATTTGCTCAACATCCTAATGAATGGTGGCATTTTAGTTATGGTGATCAATTATGGGCTTGGAAAAATAAAAAAACAAATGCCCTTTATGGAAAAATTTAA